One window of Papio anubis isolate 15944 chromosome 10, Panubis1.0, whole genome shotgun sequence genomic DNA carries:
- the CXCR2 gene encoding C-X-C chemokine receptor type 2, with product MESFNFEDFWTGEDFSNYSYSSDLPPSLPDVAPCRPESLEINKYFVVIIYALVFLLSLLGNSLVMLVILHSRVGRSITDVYLLNLAMADLLFALTLPIWAAAKVNGWIFGTFLCKVVSLLKEVNFYSGILLLACISVDRYLAIVHATRTLIQKRYLVKFICLSIWGLSLLLALPVLLFRRAVYPPYISPVCYEDMGNNTAKWRMVLRILPQTFGFIVPLLIMLFCYGFTLRTLFKAHMGQKHRAMRVIFAVVLIFLLCWLPYHLVLLADTLMRTRLINETCQRHSDINQALDATEILGIFHSCLNPLIYAFIGQKFRHGLLKILATHGLISKDSLPKDSRPSFVGSSSGHTSTTL from the coding sequence ATGGAGAGTTTCAATTTTGAAGATTTCTGGACAGGTGAAGATTTTAGTAATTACAGTTACAGCTCTGACCTGCCCCCTTCTCTACCAGATGTCGCCCCATGTCGACCAGAATCCCTAGAAATCAACAAGTATTTTGTGGTCATTATCTATGCCCTGGTATTCCTGCTGAGCTTGCTGGGAAACTCCCTCGTGATGCTGGTCATCTTACACAGCAGGGTCGGCCGCTCCATCACTGATGTCTACCTACTGAACCTGGCCATGGCCGACCTACTGTTTGCCCTGACCTTGCCCATCTGGGCTGCCGCCAAGGTGAATGGCTGGATTTTTGGCACATTCCTGTGCAAAGTGGTCTCACTCCTGAAGGAAGTCAACTTCTATAGTGGCATCCTGCTACTGGCCTGCATCAGTGTGGACCGTTACCTGGCCATTGTCCATGCCACACGCACACTGATCCAGAAGCGCTACTTGGTCAAGTTCATATGCCTCAGCATCTGGGGTCTGTCCTTGCTCCTGGCCCTGCCCGTCTTACTTTTCCGAAGGGCTGTCTACCCGCCCTATATTAGCCCAGTCTGCTATGAGGACATGGGCAACAATACAGCAAAATGGCGGATGGTGTTGCGGATCCTGCCCCAGACCTTTGGCTTCATCGTGCCGCTGCTGATCATGCTGTTCTGCTATGGATTCACCCTGCGCACGCTGTTTAAGGCCCACATGGGGCAGAAGCACCGGGCCATGCGGGTCATCTTTGCTGTCGTCCTCATCTTCCTACTTTGCTGGCTGCCCTACCACCTGGTCCTGCTGGCAGACACCCTCATGAGGACCCGGTTGATCAACGAGACCTGTCAGCGCCACAGTGACATCAACCAGGCCCTGGATGCCACCGAGATTCTGGGCATCTTTCACAGCTGCCTCAACCCCCTCATCTACGCCTTCATTGGCCAGAAGTTCCGCCATGGACTCCTCAAGATTCTAGCCACACATGGCTTGATCAGCAAGGACTCCCTGCCCAAAGACAGCAGGCCTTCCTTTGTTGGCTCTTCTTCAGGACACACTTCCACTACTCTCTGA